The Deinococcus seoulensis genome contains the following window.
CGCGTTCGTGAAACTCGTTCACGCCGTGCACCACGGCAGTATCGGGCACCACACGCACAACGCCCGCGCCCGTCAGGCCGACTCGGTGCTGGCCCGGGTGGCCGGCACCGACTGCGCCTCCGGCATCGCCCTGCTCGGGGCGGGCACCATGGTCGAAGGCTGGGCCTGCTACGCCGAAGATCTGCTCGCCGAAATCCCCGGCTTCTACACGCCCGCCGAGGAACTGCTGCTCACGCAGTTCGAGCGCCGCAACGCCGCCTCCTGCATCGTGGATCTCAAGCTCCACCTCGGCGAGTGGACCCTCGAACAGGCCCGCACCTTCTACCGCGATGAAGCGCATTTCGCGCCCGCCCGGATCTGGGCCGAAACCACCCGTAACGCCCTGTTCCCAGCCAGCCGCCTGATGTACTGGCTCGGTACCGAGACCATCAAGGCCCTGCGCGCCGAACTCGCCCTGCCGCCCCGCCTCTTTCACGACGCCCTGCTCGCCCACGGGCACGCGCCCGCCACGGTCGTGGCCGACGAACTGCGCGCCAAGCAAACACAAGGAGCCCTGAACCTATGACCCTCACCGCCGACCACAAACTCGCCCTGCGCGAACGTTTCATGACTGTTGACACCGCCAACGTCGCGGACGTCCTCGACGAACTCGGCCTGCCCGACTGCGGGCTGTCCAGCGACCTGTGGCCCATCAAGACGCGCCTCGAGAAGATGGGCGGCTGGGCGTACACCATCCGCGGCCAGATGACCCCGTACCCTGGCACCGGCGATCCGAAAAAGATGGAAGCCGTCAGCGGCCTCACCCCCGGACACCTGAGTGTCTGGAGCGGCGGCGGCGCGCAGGGCGTGTGTTTCTTCGGCGAACTCATCGCCCGCGGCATGCAGTACCGCGGCTGCGTGGGCGCCCTCGTCGACGGTGGCATCCGCGACATCGAGTGGCTCGACCGCATGAATTTCCCCGTGTACACCCGCTACCGCACGCCCGTGCAGTCGATCGGCCGCTGGGAAGTCAACGCCTGGCAGGTCGAGGTGTACCTCCCGGGCGCCACCGCCGCGCGCGTGCGCGTCCGGCCCGACGACTTCATCCTCGCAGACGTGGACGGCGCCATCCTGATCCCGCAGGAGGTGGCCGAGGAGGTCCTCACGCGCGCCGAGGCGCTCACCGAGAAGGAACGCCTGATCCGCGCGGACCTCGAGAACGGCGCCACCCTGCCCGACGTACTCGCCAAGTACGGACACGTCTGAGATGGATCTCGGCCTCAAAGATCAACCTGCCGTCGTCCTCGCCGCCAGCGCGGGCCTCGGCTTCGCGACCGCCCACGCTCTGGCACGCGAGGGCGCCCGAGTGGCCCTGTGCGCCCGCACGCTGGAGCGTGCCCAGGCGGCCGCGCGCCGCATCGAACAGGACACCGGCGTGCCCACGCTGGGCTACGCCGCCGACGTGGCCGACGCTGAGAGCCTGACGACCTTCATTGACGCGGCCGCCCGGGACCTCGGGGGGATTCGCATTCTCGTCTGCAACGCCGGAGGGCCCCCGCCGGGGAACTTCACGGCCCTCGGGGAAGCGCAGTGGCACGCGGCGTACCAGCTCACGCTGATGAGCGTGGTCCGCAGCGTCACGGCCGCCCTGCCACACCTGCGCGCCGGGGGCGGCGGCCGCATCCTGGCCCTGCTCAGCAGCAGCGTCAAACGCCCCCTGGACAACCTGACCCTGTCCAACGCACTGCGCCCCGCCGTGTACGGCCTGTGCAAATCCCTGAGTGTCGAACTCGGCCCGGACAACATCCAGGTCAACGGCCTGGCACCCGGCCGGGTGCTCACCGAACGTATCCAGCAGCTCGATGAGGCCGCAGCCTCCCGGCGCGGCACCAGCTGGCAGGCCGTGCGGGAGGCGTCCGAACGCGAGGTGCCGATGGGCCGACTCGGCACGCCCGACGAGTTCGGCCGGGTCGCCGCGTTCCTGTGTTCACCCGCCGCGCAGTACGTCAACGGCAGCGCCCTGCTCGTCGACGGTGGCGCCGTCACCGCGCTGTGAGGCACCCCAGGAGGCACCCATGACCTACGATCCCGAACGGCACGCCACCCTGCTCGCCGACTACTGCGTCAGCGTCCGCCCTGGCGACCGCGTACTCGTGGCCGGCAGCACCCTGGCCCTCCCCCTCATCGAGGCGCTGCACCGCACGCTGCTTGAGCGGGGCGCGCGCCCCGTCCTGCGCCTGAGCTACCCCACGCAGACCGAAGACGTACAGCGCCTCGCCTCCGACGAGGTGCTCAGCACGCTGCACCCGGTCGAGATCGACGACGCCCGGGCGCTCGACGCCTCCATCCGCATCCTCACGCCCACCCCGCCCGTCCCGGATATCGATGTGGCCCGCGCGGCTCGCTGGCGCGCCGCGCAGTCCCCGGTTGCCATGAGCACCCTGCACTCCCGCTGGAACCTCACGCTGTACCCCACGGCGTTCGGCGCGCAGGCCGCCGGGATGACCCTGGAAGCGTACGAAGCGTTCGTGGCCCGCGCGATGTTCCTCGACGCCCCGGACCCCGTGCAGAAATGGGGCGAAATCCGCGACTTCCAGGCCGGGCTGATCGAACGCCTCGCCGCAACGGACGACGTCCACCTGCAGGCGGACGGCACGGACCTGCACCTCAGCGTGCGCGGGCGGACCTGGAGCAACAGCGACGCCAAACGCAACATGCCCTCTGGCGAGGTGTTCACGGCGCCGCTGGAACGCAGCGCGAACGGGACCGTGCACTTCGACCTGCCCACCCTGTACGGAGGCCGCGTCGTACGCGGCATCGACCTCGTGTTCCGGGACGGCGAGGTCGTCGAGGCGCACGCCGAGGAAGGGGAGGACGTCCTGCGGGCCGCGCTCGCCACGGACGACG
Protein-coding sequences here:
- a CDS encoding RraA family protein translates to MTLTADHKLALRERFMTVDTANVADVLDELGLPDCGLSSDLWPIKTRLEKMGGWAYTIRGQMTPYPGTGDPKKMEAVSGLTPGHLSVWSGGGAQGVCFFGELIARGMQYRGCVGALVDGGIRDIEWLDRMNFPVYTRYRTPVQSIGRWEVNAWQVEVYLPGATAARVRVRPDDFILADVDGAILIPQEVAEEVLTRAEALTEKERLIRADLENGATLPDVLAKYGHV
- a CDS encoding SDR family oxidoreductase, which encodes MDLGLKDQPAVVLAASAGLGFATAHALAREGARVALCARTLERAQAAARRIEQDTGVPTLGYAADVADAESLTTFIDAAARDLGGIRILVCNAGGPPPGNFTALGEAQWHAAYQLTLMSVVRSVTAALPHLRAGGGGRILALLSSSVKRPLDNLTLSNALRPAVYGLCKSLSVELGPDNIQVNGLAPGRVLTERIQQLDEAAASRRGTSWQAVREASEREVPMGRLGTPDEFGRVAAFLCSPAAQYVNGSALLVDGGAVTAL
- a CDS encoding aminopeptidase, with translation MTYDPERHATLLADYCVSVRPGDRVLVAGSTLALPLIEALHRTLLERGARPVLRLSYPTQTEDVQRLASDEVLSTLHPVEIDDARALDASIRILTPTPPVPDIDVARAARWRAAQSPVAMSTLHSRWNLTLYPTAFGAQAAGMTLEAYEAFVARAMFLDAPDPVQKWGEIRDFQAGLIERLAATDDVHLQADGTDLHLSVRGRTWSNSDAKRNMPSGEVFTAPLERSANGTVHFDLPTLYGGRVVRGIDLVFRDGEVVEAHAEEGEDVLRAALATDDGARFLGELGIGTNFGIQQPSMNILFDEKIGGTVHLAVGQAYAENGGKNRSAVHWDMIRDLRLGGILSLDGEPFLVGGRFV